A stretch of Candidatus Symbiobacter mobilis CR DNA encodes these proteins:
- the tatB gene encoding Sec-independent protein translocase protein TatB, with the protein MVDLGISKLLLIATVALVVIGPHKLPHVARIAGTLLGRARRYLATVQAEVERSMYLEELRAVQTTVASAVDGLHDLHDLQVTNDKHAMQDMHGLEGAHATHTSHGAVATPTFAPVSLPMAARTAARLQRTSLRKPQRTRLRSDAALALRARRTSVGP; encoded by the coding sequence ATGGTCGATCTCGGCATTTCCAAACTGCTGCTGATCGCGACGGTGGCGCTCGTCGTCATTGGCCCGCACAAGCTGCCCCATGTCGCCCGCATTGCCGGAACGCTGCTGGGCCGGGCGCGGCGCTATCTGGCAACGGTGCAGGCCGAGGTCGAGCGTTCCATGTATCTCGAAGAATTGCGCGCTGTGCAAACGACCGTGGCCTCAGCCGTCGACGGTTTGCATGACTTGCACGACTTGCAAGTTACCAACGATAAGCACGCTATGCAGGATATGCACGGCCTTGAGGGCGCCCACGCCACCCACACATCGCATGGCGCCGTCGCGACACCCACCTTTGCACCAGTCTCCCTACCCATGGCTGCGCGTACTGCGGCACGCTTGCAACGCACCTCGCTTCGCAAGCCGCAACGCACCCGGCTACGGTCCGATGCGGCGCTTGCCCTGCGTGCCCGCCGTACCAGCGTAGGCCCATGA
- the tatC gene encoding twin-arginine translocase subunit TatC, producing the protein MSDGVSPPEPAPPDDPEHTEGQPFVEHLVELRSRLLKALLAIAVCAIALGVYPGPAALFDLLAAPLLAHLPQGGTLIATSVVSPFLVPLKVLLMAAFLLALPVVLYQLWAFVAPGLYAHEKRWVLPLVVSSTILFGLGVAFCYFFVFGRVFALIQSVAPSSIAATPDIDAYLDFVLTMFTAFGIAFEIPVAVVLLVRTGLVRVEQLRQLRRYFIVLAFVVAAIVTPPDVVSQLALALPMCVLYEVGILAARWTAKGTRSP; encoded by the coding sequence ATGAGCGACGGCGTATCGCCCCCGGAACCGGCACCCCCCGACGACCCCGAGCACACCGAAGGGCAACCTTTCGTCGAGCACCTCGTCGAGCTGCGATCCCGTCTGCTCAAGGCCCTGCTGGCGATTGCGGTCTGCGCCATAGCGCTCGGCGTCTACCCAGGGCCTGCTGCGCTGTTCGACCTGCTTGCCGCGCCACTGCTTGCGCATCTGCCGCAAGGGGGAACCTTGATTGCCACCTCGGTGGTATCACCTTTTCTCGTTCCGCTGAAGGTGCTGCTGATGGCAGCCTTCCTGCTGGCCCTGCCGGTGGTGCTGTACCAACTCTGGGCCTTCGTCGCGCCGGGGCTGTACGCGCACGAAAAGCGATGGGTACTCCCCCTGGTCGTATCCAGCACGATACTTTTCGGGCTGGGTGTGGCGTTCTGCTATTTCTTCGTCTTCGGCAGGGTTTTTGCCTTGATCCAAAGCGTCGCGCCGTCGAGCATCGCGGCAACCCCGGATATCGACGCCTACCTGGACTTCGTGCTGACGATGTTCACAGCCTTTGGCATCGCTTTCGAGATTCCGGTCGCGGTCGTGCTGCTGGTACGCACGGGCTTGGTTCGGGTGGAGCAACTGCGGCAACTTCGCAGATATTTCATCGTGCTGGCTTTCGTCGTCGCAGCGATCGTCACCCCGCCGGACGTGGTGTCGCAGCTTGCCTTGGCCTTGCCGATGTGCGTACTCTACGAAGTCGGCATCCTTGCTGCCAGGTGGACGGCAAAAGGAACTCGATCCCCGTAG
- a CDS encoding S1C family serine protease: MLRLWLLFSQSVTVLLAAYFVVATLRPGWFAGWLATHSPPPVAVAIPAPHIAPRVPTPGSFREAAARASSAVVSINISKTARPHPLAGDPWFRFFFGEQPDQTQVGLGSGVIVSDQGYVLTNNHVVENADEIEVILYDGRRTTARLIGTDPDSDLAVLRIEPDRLPAIVWGDADQLQVGDQVLAIGNPFGVGQTVTAGIVSALGRNRLGINTFENFIQTDAAINPGNSGGALVDTAGRLLGINTAIYSRSGGSMGIGFAIPASTAKSVLEAIVRDGHVTRGWIGVEPAELTQELAQAFGVESLRGVLITGVLQGGPADQAGIRPGDVLTAVGAHPVASVADLLTHIAALAPGKEYDIDVLRAGQTLRISITPAVRPKGQRTR, translated from the coding sequence ATGTTGCGCCTGTGGTTATTGTTTTCGCAGTCGGTCACTGTGCTGCTGGCGGCGTATTTTGTCGTCGCCACGCTCAGGCCGGGCTGGTTTGCAGGTTGGTTGGCTACCCATAGCCCTCCCCCGGTTGCCGTCGCAATTCCTGCCCCCCACATCGCACCGCGTGTACCCACGCCGGGCAGTTTCCGGGAGGCCGCTGCGCGGGCTTCATCCGCAGTGGTGAGCATCAACATTAGCAAGACCGCCCGCCCGCACCCTCTTGCCGGGGATCCCTGGTTCCGCTTTTTCTTTGGCGAACAGCCAGACCAGACGCAGGTGGGGCTGGGCAGCGGCGTCATCGTCAGTGACCAGGGATACGTGCTGACCAACAACCACGTCGTGGAAAACGCCGACGAGATCGAAGTGATCCTCTACGATGGCCGACGTACCACTGCCCGGTTGATCGGCACCGACCCGGATTCTGATTTGGCCGTTTTGCGCATTGAGCCGGATCGGCTCCCGGCCATCGTGTGGGGCGATGCCGACCAACTCCAGGTGGGGGATCAGGTGCTGGCAATCGGGAACCCCTTTGGTGTGGGGCAGACGGTGACGGCGGGGATCGTGAGCGCGTTGGGACGCAATCGGCTGGGCATCAACACCTTTGAAAACTTCATCCAGACCGATGCAGCCATCAACCCCGGCAATTCGGGGGGGGCACTCGTCGATACCGCAGGGAGATTGCTGGGAATCAATACCGCGATCTATTCGCGTTCGGGCGGGAGCATGGGGATCGGCTTTGCCATTCCTGCATCGACGGCCAAGTCCGTACTGGAAGCCATCGTGCGCGACGGCCACGTCACCCGAGGCTGGATCGGTGTAGAACCCGCCGAATTGACGCAGGAACTAGCGCAGGCTTTTGGCGTGGAGTCGCTCCGGGGGGTGCTCATCACCGGGGTTCTGCAGGGTGGCCCGGCGGATCAGGCAGGGATACGGCCGGGCGATGTGCTGACTGCGGTGGGCGCACATCCCGTTGCCAGCGTGGCCGATTTGCTCACGCACATCGCCGCACTGGCGCCGGGCAAGGAGTACGACATCGATGTGCTACGCGCCGGGCAAACCTTGCGCATTTCCATCACTCCCGCTGTAAGGCCCAAAGGGCAGCGCACGCGGTAG
- a CDS encoding YicC/YloC family endoribonuclease, with the protein MPVYSMTGFASVQGECASWGVQAGLPPHGKERRLAIEIRSVNGRNLEMVFRLADPLRAFEPLLRERVQQRLQRGKVEIRASIDGGDATGLAIPSEEWLHRLATAQDAIRARLPQARELSVAEVLDFAQGEATSGHDWRYDVLTLIDKALDALLAARENEGNRLAAMLLDRTRQIRTLVDAAEPMVPTIVADQRQRFLDRWRDGMGLVGHSHTPSAVYERAIAESTAFALRIDVAEELTRLHSHLEEIERLLAEGGTVGKRLEFLVQELQREANTLGAKSCAVQLSYVAVDLKVLIEQMREQVQNLE; encoded by the coding sequence ATGCCAGTGTACAGTATGACCGGATTCGCCAGTGTGCAAGGAGAATGCGCTTCCTGGGGGGTGCAAGCGGGCTTGCCGCCACACGGAAAAGAACGCCGCCTTGCCATCGAGATTCGCTCCGTCAACGGGCGCAATCTCGAAATGGTCTTCCGCCTTGCAGACCCCTTGCGCGCTTTCGAGCCGCTGCTGCGCGAGCGCGTGCAGCAGCGCTTGCAGCGCGGCAAGGTCGAGATTCGTGCATCAATCGACGGTGGCGACGCCACCGGGCTTGCTATCCCCTCGGAAGAATGGCTGCATCGGCTGGCCACAGCGCAAGACGCCATCCGCGCCCGGCTACCCCAGGCACGTGAGCTGTCCGTAGCCGAGGTGCTGGATTTTGCGCAAGGCGAGGCCACCAGTGGGCACGACTGGCGATACGACGTGCTCACGCTGATCGACAAAGCGCTCGACGCCCTGCTTGCTGCGCGGGAAAACGAAGGCAATCGACTGGCTGCGATGTTGCTCGACCGCACCCGGCAGATTCGCACCCTGGTCGATGCAGCGGAGCCTATGGTGCCGACCATCGTTGCCGACCAACGCCAGCGATTTCTGGATCGCTGGCGCGACGGGATGGGGTTGGTCGGCCACTCCCACACTCCTTCTGCCGTGTACGAGCGCGCCATCGCCGAGTCCACCGCCTTTGCCCTGCGCATTGACGTTGCCGAGGAACTCACCCGCCTGCATTCGCATCTCGAAGAAATCGAGCGCCTGCTGGCCGAAGGGGGAACGGTCGGCAAGCGGCTCGAATTCCTTGTCCAGGAACTGCAACGCGAGGCCAATACCCTGGGCGCCAAATCCTGCGCGGTGCAACTGTCCTACGTTGCCGTGGATCTCAAGGTGCTGATCGAACAGATGCGCGAACAGGTGCAGAACCTGGAGTGA
- a CDS encoding serine/threonine protein kinase, which produces MSKPKPSPLPPNTLIGGYRVVRKVAAGGFGVVYQAIGPDGQQVAIKEYLPASLTTRDPGALLPQVQPEKLSLYRLGLKSFFEEGRSLAQIAHSSVVSVLNFFRENETVYMVMNYLEGASLQEYILVARDIKQSKVFRESTIRSLFDEILRGLRIVHQHKMLHLDIKPANIFITDDNRAVLIDFGAAREVLSKEGNFVRPMYTPGFAAPEMYRRDTAMGPWTDIYAIGACIYACMQGYPPVEAPQRQTADKMVSALKRLRGIYSDDIIEMVQWCMALDPLARPQSVFALQKELNRAGARRYTKLGIGDKMRMQIGTIVDGGKKSADQATVLDPR; this is translated from the coding sequence ATGTCCAAGCCCAAGCCTTCTCCCCTGCCCCCCAACACGCTGATTGGCGGCTACCGCGTCGTACGCAAGGTGGCTGCTGGCGGTTTTGGCGTCGTCTATCAGGCCATTGGGCCGGACGGCCAGCAGGTCGCGATCAAGGAATACCTCCCCGCTTCGCTCACGACGCGCGACCCCGGCGCCCTGCTGCCGCAAGTGCAGCCGGAAAAACTCTCCCTCTACCGGCTCGGGCTCAAGAGCTTTTTCGAGGAAGGCCGCTCGCTGGCACAGATTGCGCACTCTTCCGTGGTAAGCGTGCTCAATTTCTTCCGCGAAAACGAAACGGTCTACATGGTGATGAACTACCTGGAAGGCGCCAGCCTGCAGGAGTACATCCTCGTCGCACGCGACATCAAACAATCCAAAGTGTTTCGCGAATCGACGATCCGCTCGCTGTTCGACGAAATCTTGCGTGGCCTGCGCATCGTCCACCAGCACAAGATGCTGCATCTGGACATCAAGCCAGCCAACATCTTTATCACCGACGACAACCGCGCCGTGCTCATCGACTTTGGCGCAGCGCGGGAAGTGCTGAGCAAGGAAGGCAACTTCGTGCGCCCGATGTATACCCCCGGCTTTGCCGCGCCGGAGATGTACCGCCGCGACACCGCCATGGGCCCGTGGACGGACATTTATGCCATCGGCGCTTGCATCTACGCCTGTATGCAGGGCTACCCTCCCGTCGAGGCGCCGCAGCGCCAGACTGCGGACAAGATGGTGTCCGCCCTCAAGCGTCTGCGCGGCATCTACTCGGACGACATCATCGAGATGGTGCAGTGGTGCATGGCGCTCGATCCCCTGGCGCGCCCGCAGTCGGTATTTGCGTTGCAAAAGGAACTCAACCGTGCAGGCGCACGCCGGTATACCAAGCTCGGCATTGGGGACAAAATGCGTATGCAGATCGGCACGATCGTCGACGGGGGCAAAAAGTCTGCGGATCAAGCCACCGTGCTCGATCCACGGTAG
- a CDS encoding PP2C family protein-serine/threonine phosphatase — MRFSVFQVSRKGGRSNNEDRMGYCYTRDSAVFVLADGMGGHPQGEVAAQLALESIVELFQKTAVPRIEDVPVFLADALMTAHRQILGYADKRGMSDSPRTTVVVAVIQSGHVWWTHCGDSRLYWVRQGDLLTRTRDHSFVEQTNIHPAATVDPRRINRNALFTCLGSPTKPVFQIGPSMPLQQGDKLMLCSDGLWSSLSEAEIISELTCKAVDHAVPDMVELALRKAGDKSDNVTCIGFAWEMPDSPEVTPSESPATSTSDGMFASTVQSTWVDIPHADDLDDAAIERSITEINAAIRRSAEKKHDLKIDSKADSQTDPKAAPQAESLPMQPR, encoded by the coding sequence ATGAGGTTTTCTGTCTTTCAGGTTAGCCGCAAGGGCGGTCGTAGCAACAACGAAGACCGCATGGGCTATTGCTACACGCGGGATTCCGCCGTGTTCGTCCTCGCGGACGGGATGGGTGGCCACCCGCAAGGAGAGGTCGCTGCGCAGCTTGCGCTCGAATCCATCGTCGAGCTGTTCCAAAAAACCGCCGTACCCCGGATTGAGGACGTGCCCGTGTTCTTGGCTGACGCCCTGATGACCGCGCACCGCCAAATCCTGGGATATGCGGACAAGCGCGGAATGAGCGATTCCCCACGCACGACGGTCGTCGTCGCCGTCATCCAGTCCGGCCACGTGTGGTGGACGCATTGCGGGGATTCACGCTTGTACTGGGTGCGCCAGGGCGACCTGCTCACCCGTACCCGCGACCATTCTTTTGTAGAACAGACCAACATCCACCCCGCTGCCACGGTGGACCCCAGGCGCATCAACCGCAATGCCCTGTTCACCTGCCTGGGTTCTCCCACCAAGCCTGTCTTCCAGATCGGCCCTTCGATGCCTCTACAGCAGGGGGACAAGCTCATGCTCTGCTCGGACGGCTTGTGGTCGAGCCTGAGCGAGGCAGAAATCATCTCCGAACTCACCTGCAAAGCCGTCGATCATGCAGTGCCGGACATGGTCGAGCTTGCGCTGCGCAAGGCGGGCGACAAAAGCGACAACGTCACCTGCATCGGCTTTGCGTGGGAAATGCCGGATTCGCCGGAAGTCACGCCCTCAGAAAGCCCCGCAACCTCCACCAGCGACGGCATGTTTGCCTCCACCGTCCAATCGACCTGGGTCGATATCCCCCACGCCGACGACCTGGACGATGCGGCCATTGAACGTTCGATCACCGAAATCAACGCCGCCATCCGCCGCTCTGCGGAAAAAAAGCACGACCTCAAAATCGACTCCAAAGCCGATTCCCAAACCGACCCCAAAGCCGCCCCCCAAGCCGAATCGCTGCCCATGCAGCCCCGGTGA
- the rdgB gene encoding RdgB/HAM1 family non-canonical purine NTP pyrophosphatase: MQIVLASGNRGKLAELQSTLAPLGVELIAQGTLGVPEAEEPHHTFLENALAKARHASAHSGLPAIADDAGLCVDAFGGQPGVTTADYATRFGYPKSDANNVRALLEQMQGVEDRRASMVCTLVALRSATDPEPLVATGRVTGLITRTPVGDQGFGFDPVMFLPAFGKTFAELPTDVKNAHSHRGQAARTMLALIRERWLPGLP, from the coding sequence ATGCAAATCGTTCTCGCATCGGGCAACCGTGGCAAGCTCGCGGAATTGCAATCCACGCTGGCGCCGCTGGGCGTCGAACTCATCGCACAGGGCACGCTAGGCGTTCCCGAAGCGGAGGAACCCCACCACACCTTTCTGGAAAACGCCCTGGCCAAAGCCCGCCATGCCAGCGCGCACAGCGGTTTGCCCGCGATTGCCGACGACGCAGGCTTGTGCGTCGATGCCTTCGGTGGGCAGCCTGGGGTGACCACCGCTGACTACGCCACGCGCTTTGGCTACCCCAAGAGCGATGCCAACAACGTGCGCGCCTTGCTCGAACAAATGCAGGGGGTGGAAGACCGCCGGGCATCAATGGTTTGCACCCTCGTCGCATTGCGTTCGGCAACGGATCCCGAACCACTCGTTGCCACCGGGCGCGTCACGGGGCTGATCACCCGTACACCTGTGGGCGACCAGGGCTTTGGATTCGACCCCGTGATGTTTCTTCCTGCATTCGGCAAAACCTTTGCCGAACTCCCCACGGATGTGAAAAACGCGCACAGCCACAGGGGGCAGGCCGCACGGACGATGCTTGCGTTGATCCGCGAGCGCTGGTTACCCGGCTTGCCGTGA
- the hemW gene encoding radical SAM family heme chaperone HemW has protein sequence MIPAFGACAPCSHCVPQPTGLALYVHIPWCVRKCPYCDFASVALHGTFVPQQRYLDALRADLDATASQAAGRTISSIYVGGGTPNLLAPDALGALLEHAHTVLSVAQDCEISMEANPGVGVPQRLRDFRAAGVNRLSLGVQSFDDTLLARIGRVHDAAQARDAAAEAARTFGTWNLDLMIALPGQSLDGVRSDLHAALEWGAPHMSVYTLTIEAHTPFAKNPPTLPDADRAADMHDLAIDLLGAQGLDRYEVSAFARDGHACQHNRNYWQFGDYLGIGAGAHGKRSQGHHVVRQTRLRNPERYMEHALQGRAVAQERIVPAADLPFEFLLNALRLTQGFAVASFEHCTGHSIRDIEPQLETAVRQGWMVYDGTQAQPTRRGLDFLSDLQSLFLPTT, from the coding sequence GTGATTCCTGCCTTTGGGGCCTGCGCCCCTTGCAGCCATTGCGTCCCCCAACCAACCGGGCTGGCGCTGTACGTCCACATCCCGTGGTGCGTACGCAAATGTCCATACTGCGATTTCGCCTCGGTAGCCTTGCACGGTACCTTCGTACCTCAGCAGCGGTACCTCGACGCCCTGCGCGCCGATCTCGACGCCACAGCGTCCCAGGCTGCAGGGCGGACGATCTCCAGCATCTACGTCGGTGGAGGCACGCCCAATCTGCTGGCGCCAGACGCCTTGGGCGCACTGCTAGAGCACGCGCACACCGTGTTGTCCGTCGCCCAAGACTGCGAGATCTCGATGGAGGCCAATCCCGGGGTCGGCGTGCCGCAGCGCCTGCGGGACTTTCGTGCGGCGGGGGTCAACCGCCTTTCTTTGGGGGTGCAGAGCTTCGACGACACCCTACTGGCACGCATCGGCCGCGTACATGACGCAGCCCAGGCACGCGATGCCGCCGCTGAAGCCGCACGCACCTTTGGGACGTGGAACCTCGACCTGATGATCGCACTGCCCGGCCAAAGCCTTGACGGGGTGCGCAGCGACCTGCACGCAGCCCTGGAATGGGGAGCGCCGCACATGTCGGTCTACACGCTCACCATCGAAGCCCACACGCCTTTTGCCAAGAATCCGCCCACGCTGCCCGATGCGGACAGGGCCGCAGACATGCACGACCTGGCCATCGACCTGCTCGGCGCCCAGGGGCTGGATCGTTACGAAGTCTCCGCCTTCGCCCGAGATGGACATGCGTGCCAACACAACCGCAACTACTGGCAATTTGGCGACTATCTGGGCATCGGTGCCGGTGCGCATGGCAAGCGCAGCCAAGGCCACCACGTAGTGCGCCAGACCCGTTTGCGCAACCCCGAACGCTACATGGAACATGCCCTGCAAGGCCGCGCCGTGGCGCAGGAACGCATCGTCCCCGCAGCCGACCTACCCTTTGAATTCCTGCTCAATGCGCTGCGGCTGACCCAAGGTTTTGCGGTGGCCTCGTTCGAACACTGCACAGGGCATTCGATCCGGGACATCGAACCCCAACTGGAAACAGCCGTCCGCCAAGGATGGATGGTCTACGACGGTACCCAGGCCCAGCCTACGCGCCGTGGGCTGGATTTCCTCAGCGACCTGCAAAGCTTGTTTTTGCCAACGACATAG
- the fdxA gene encoding ferredoxin FdxA — MPHVVTEACIKCKYTDCVDVCPVDCFVEGPNFLAIDPDECIDCAVCVPECPVNAIYAEEDVPKNQRHMIKLNAEVAKLPNWQTITKRKAPLPEAEEWKDKTDKLKHLIR, encoded by the coding sequence ATGCCTCACGTCGTTACCGAGGCCTGCATCAAGTGCAAATACACGGATTGTGTGGATGTCTGCCCCGTGGATTGCTTTGTGGAAGGCCCGAATTTCCTTGCGATCGATCCCGATGAGTGCATCGATTGTGCTGTTTGCGTTCCGGAATGTCCGGTCAATGCCATCTATGCCGAGGAAGATGTCCCCAAAAACCAGCGCCACATGATCAAGCTCAATGCAGAAGTGGCCAAGTTGCCAAATTGGCAGACGATCACCAAACGCAAGGCCCCGCTTCCGGAAGCGGAAGAATGGAAAGACAAAACTGACAAGCTCAAGCATTTGATTCGCTGA
- the rpmF gene encoding 50S ribosomal protein L32 — protein sequence MAVQQNKKSPSKRGMHRAHDALRVPGLAVDKTTNETHLRHRVSPTGMYRGRRVFGADGAAD from the coding sequence ATGGCTGTTCAACAAAACAAAAAATCACCGTCCAAGCGTGGTATGCACCGTGCCCACGATGCCCTGCGCGTTCCCGGCTTGGCCGTAGACAAAACGACCAATGAGACGCATTTGCGTCACCGTGTCAGCCCTACCGGCATGTATCGCGGTCGCCGGGTATTCGGTGCCGACGGGGCTGCGGACTAA
- the plsX gene encoding phosphate acyltransferase PlsX codes for MIPIGVDCMGGDFGPDVVLPACESFLAQCPDASLMLVGQDAHSARLVHPRATWVSASEVVAMDDPVEVALRRKKDSSMRVALELLKSAKVAAVVSAGNTGALMAIARYVLKTLEGIDRPAIAALIPNARSEATTVLDMGANVDCQPTHLLQFAIMGAALVSVLSGKTHPTVGLLNIGEEAIKGNEVIKKTAEWLREAAAAGVLNFHGNVEGNDIFRGTVDLVVCDGFVGNVALKSSEGLARMISDSLRAEFSRNVYTRLAGALAYPVLRSLRQRVDHRRYNGAPLLGLRGLVFKSHGSADSFAFTNALLQAYHAARNQLLERLTEHIAQATPFLGRLDTSPATRAASQSPLVA; via the coding sequence ATGATCCCGATTGGCGTGGACTGTATGGGTGGGGATTTCGGTCCCGATGTCGTTTTGCCTGCTTGCGAGAGCTTCCTCGCGCAATGCCCTGATGCATCGTTGATGTTGGTTGGCCAGGATGCGCACAGTGCTCGCTTGGTTCACCCGCGTGCAACCTGGGTCAGCGCCAGCGAAGTCGTCGCCATGGATGACCCTGTGGAAGTGGCGTTGCGGCGGAAGAAAGATTCTTCGATGCGGGTGGCTTTGGAGCTACTGAAGTCGGCCAAGGTGGCAGCGGTCGTCTCCGCAGGCAACACCGGAGCGCTGATGGCGATTGCGCGCTATGTGCTCAAAACCCTCGAAGGCATCGATCGTCCGGCTATTGCTGCGCTGATTCCCAATGCACGTTCCGAAGCGACCACCGTGCTGGACATGGGGGCCAATGTCGATTGCCAGCCTACACATCTTCTGCAATTCGCCATCATGGGTGCTGCGCTCGTTTCCGTACTCAGCGGGAAAACCCATCCCACGGTAGGGTTGCTCAATATTGGCGAAGAGGCCATCAAGGGCAACGAAGTCATCAAAAAAACAGCGGAATGGCTGCGCGAGGCCGCTGCGGCAGGGGTTTTGAACTTCCACGGCAACGTCGAGGGCAACGATATTTTTCGTGGCACAGTCGATCTCGTGGTGTGCGATGGCTTCGTCGGGAATGTCGCCCTCAAAAGCAGTGAAGGGCTGGCGCGGATGATTTCGGATTCGCTGCGTGCCGAGTTCTCGCGCAACGTCTATACCCGCCTTGCCGGGGCGCTGGCCTACCCCGTGCTGCGCTCCCTGCGCCAACGTGTAGACCATCGCCGCTACAACGGCGCCCCCTTGCTGGGTTTGCGTGGGCTGGTATTCAAGAGCCACGGCAGCGCGGATTCCTTCGCTTTCACCAACGCACTCTTGCAGGCGTACCACGCAGCCCGGAATCAGTTGCTCGAACGGCTAACGGAGCACATCGCACAGGCTACGCCTTTTCTGGGCCGGTTGGATACGTCGCCCGCCACTCGTGCCGCCAGCCAATCCCCTTTGGTGGCTTGA
- a CDS encoding beta-ketoacyl-ACP synthase III gives MSQFSPLFSRIVGTGSALPPQRITNQDLVDRLAARGVETSDAWIVERTGIRARHFAETGAATSDLAVEAARNALNAAGLAPQDVDLLIVATSTPDMLFPSTACIVQGKLGIVGAPAFDVQAVCAGFVYALTVADAMIRSGSAKTALVIGAEVFSRLLDFDDRATCVLFGDGAGAVVLARSTEPGILATEIHADGRHTHILQAPAQLSGGRVLGHPFVRMDGQAVFRLAVGLLDEAAQSVLAKAGQTCKDIDWLIPHQANLRIMQGTARKLHLSMEKVVVTLDAHGNTSAASIPLAIDVAMRDGRLQKGHTVVLEAVGGGFTWGAALLRI, from the coding sequence ATGTCCCAGTTTTCCCCCCTGTTTTCCCGAATCGTCGGTACGGGCAGTGCGCTGCCTCCCCAGCGAATCACCAACCAGGATCTCGTAGACCGACTTGCAGCCCGGGGCGTGGAAACGAGCGACGCATGGATCGTCGAACGCACGGGCATTCGTGCGCGCCATTTCGCAGAAACCGGCGCTGCGACCAGTGATCTGGCCGTGGAAGCGGCGCGTAACGCGCTCAATGCAGCGGGCTTGGCGCCCCAGGATGTCGATCTCCTGATCGTCGCGACGTCTACGCCGGATATGCTCTTTCCCTCTACGGCGTGCATCGTGCAGGGCAAGCTCGGCATCGTCGGCGCCCCTGCCTTCGACGTACAGGCTGTCTGTGCCGGGTTCGTCTATGCATTGACGGTGGCCGACGCCATGATTCGCAGTGGCAGCGCAAAAACGGCTCTGGTCATCGGCGCAGAGGTGTTTTCCCGTTTGCTCGATTTCGACGACCGCGCCACCTGCGTACTGTTTGGTGACGGTGCTGGTGCCGTGGTGCTTGCCCGCTCCACAGAACCCGGAATCCTGGCCACAGAAATCCACGCGGATGGCCGACACACCCACATCCTTCAGGCCCCGGCCCAATTGAGTGGAGGGCGCGTGCTCGGGCATCCTTTCGTTCGCATGGATGGGCAGGCAGTGTTCCGGCTGGCCGTGGGGTTGCTCGATGAAGCCGCCCAGAGTGTGCTGGCCAAGGCGGGGCAAACCTGCAAAGACATCGACTGGCTGATCCCCCACCAGGCCAATTTGCGCATCATGCAAGGCACGGCGCGCAAACTGCATTTATCGATGGAGAAAGTTGTCGTCACCCTTGATGCCCACGGGAATACCTCTGCGGCGTCGATTCCCCTTGCCATCGACGTGGCCATGCGTGACGGACGGCTCCAGAAGGGCCACACCGTCGTGCTCGAAGCCGTTGGCGGTGGGTTCACCTGGGGTGCCGCACTGCTGCGCATCTAG